The genomic segment GCACTAATAAAGCCAAGATCGATCATTTCCAGTCCGAGATTTTTCACCAGTTTGACAAACCCATCTCGCTTCCAGCAGTACGGTCCGCTGGGACAGATCACCTCGTGTACATTGATGAGAAAAGCATGGCCTGATCCGCTGAAAGCCTTCGCATCGCTTATTTTAAATTGATAATGATCCAGCACGCCCTTGATCACGCCCATCAGTGAAGTATTAAATCCCGGCATCTTGATGTTTTCGAGTTTCATTTTCGTCCTCCGGTAAATTATAACACTCCCTGCCTTGTTGTCAATGGCAACGCCCACGGGTAATTGTTCAAAACATGATGGAGTTAATGTAGTTAATGTAGTCGCACCTTTTAAGGTGCGTGTCATCTTGAATTTTCAAGATATTTAAACGCAGGCTAAAGCCTGCGGCTACATCTTTACCTAATTTGAACAATCAAACATCGGCTCGCGCTTGACTTTTCAATGATTTGCGGTATTATTCCCCATGGAAGAACGTCTAAAAAAGATCGAAAACTTAAGAAAAATGCAGATCAATCCTTATCCCTACCGGTTTGACCGAACGCATAAATTTTCCGAAATAAAATCGCGCTTTGATGACCTCACCTCATCCCAGCAGGCCGTTTCGATCGCGGGCAGGATCGTCGCGGTGCGTGGCCACGGTAAGACCGTTTTTTGCACTTTGCAGGATGAAACCGATAATCTCCAGGTATACCTGCGCCAGCAGGACCTGGGCGAGAAGTTCGCCCTTTTCGATAATTTTGATATCGGCGATTTCATCGGCGTGAAAGGCAAAGTATTCAAGACCAAGACGGGTGAAATAACGATCGTGGTCGAAGAGTATCTGATGCTGTCAAAATCGCTGCGTCCCCTGCCGGAAAAATGGCACGGGCTTACGGACATTGAGATCCGTTACCGCAAACGTTACCTTGACCTGATCGCCAACCCTGAGGTCAAGGAGATCTTCAAGAAAAGGACCATGGTCATGTCCTTGATGCGGAAATTTTTCGATGGCCAGGGATTTATCGAGGTCGAAACGCCGGTTTTGCAGCCCATCTACGGCGGGGCCGCGGCACAGCCGTTCAAAACCTTTTATAACGCGCTCGACCAGGATATGTACCTGCGGATCGCCGACGAGCTCTACCTTAAGCGGCTGATCGTGGGCGGATTTGAAAAGGTCTATGAATTCTGCAAGGATTTCAGGAATGAAGGCCTGGACCGGCTCCATAACCCCGAGTTCACAATGCTGGAATCGTACCAGGCATACACCGACTACGAAGGCGTCCTGGAAATGGTGGAATCGCTTTTTGAATACCTGGTCGACAACCTTCTGCCGGACCGGACCATAAAGTTCCAGGATAAAACCGTAATCTTTACCCGGCCGTTCAAACGCCTGAAATATGTCGATGCGCTGAATCAGAAGACCGGTCTTGATATTCTGAAGGCAGCCAGCCGGGACATCGACCGCGTGTGCACGGGTATCGGGCTGAAACCGGAAACCATGACCCCCGGCGCCAAGATCGACAAGCTTTTCAGCGAACTTGTCCAGAAGGACATTACCGAACCGACATTCGTCATTGACTATCCGAAGCTCATTTCGCCGCTGGCAAAAGCGCACCGGAGCGATCCGGATGTTGTCGAGCGCTTTGAATTAATGATGTTCGGATCCGAACTCGCCAACGCTTTTTCCGAGCTCAACGACCCGGTGGAACAGCGCGCGCGGTTCAAGGCACAACTCGAGCAAAAAGAAGAAGGCATCGGCGAGATCGACGAGGATTTCCTGGAAGCCCTGGAATACGGCATGCCGCCGACCGGCGGCCTGGGCATCGGCGTTGACCGCCTTTGCATGGTGCTCCTGAGCCAGTCGTCTTTGCGGGACGTGATCCTGTTCCCCCAGATGCGTAAGGAATTGTGAACCGGAATATCGAGCTCTTTGTCGCACGCCGCTACCTGAAAGCAAAACATGGATTTTTGTCCTTCTCCGCGGTGATCGCCATTGGCGGCGTTTTCGTCGGCGTCAGCGCGCTGCTGATCACGCTGTCCATCATGAACGGCTTCCAGAACGAGCTCCGGCGCCGGATCCTGGGCGGCGCGCCGCATATCATCATCCGCAAGTACTTCAATGAGACGATCGAAAATTACGAACCGCTGCTTGACACGCTTTCCACGTTCAAGTTCGTGCAGGCGCAGGCGCCATTTATCCTTGCCAAATCGCTCATCCGGCATAAAGCCAACATGGATGGCGTTGTCATCCGGGGCGTCGATGCCGAAAAGGAAAAGAAGATCGTCGCGGTCGGCAGGAATATCATCGACGGGATCTTTGATCTCGATAAGGGGTGCGTGATCGGCATCGACCTTGCCCATACGCTCAAAGCCTCGGTCGGCGACACCATTATCATCACCTCGCCCTTCGGCGATCAGCTCGGCTTGCTGCCCAGGTCCAAGAAGCTGGTTCTCCGCGGCATCTTCGACCTCGGGATGTACGATTACAACGCGACCATCGTGTATATGAATATCCGCGATGTCCAGTCGCTCTTCGAGCTCGGCAACACCATCAGCGGGATCGAGCTTCGCGTCGACGATGTTTACAAAACACCGCGTTACTCCCAGATCATTGAGAAAAAGCTGGGCTACCCGTACACCGCGCAGGACTGGATCGATTCGAACCGCTCCGTGTTCGCGGCGCTGAAACTGGAAAAGATCGTGACCTTCATCGTGCTCGCCCTCATCATTCTGGTCGCTGGTTTCAATATCATCGGTACGCTCGTCAGCATCGTGAAGAAAAAAACAAAAGAGATCGGGATCTTGAGGTCGTTCGGTTTCACGCCGGCCCAGATCATGCGCATCTTCATCTATCAGGGCACGATCATGGGGGTAATCGGCACGGCCGGAGGCATCGCCTTTTCCCTCCTGGCATGCATCGTCCTGAACCAGTACCAGTTCAACCTGCCGGGCGATGTCTACTTCATTCAAAAACTGCCGGTGGAGATGTCGGCTGCGGATTTCTTTGCCGTGTCCATCGCCTCCTGCCTTGTCAGTTTTCTAGCGACAATTTACCCCGCGTTCAAAGCGGCCAACCTTGTCACGGTCAAAGCCCTCAGGAACGAATAGATGCCGGTAGTGTCCGCGCAGGATATCCACAAAACTTATTATCTTAAAAATGAAACTATCCCGGTGCTCAAGGGCATAAACCTGTCGGTGGATGCTGGCCGGTTCGTCGTCATTGTCGGTCCATCCGGCAGCGGCAAATCGACGCTCCTCAATATCCTGGGGAGCCTTGATACGCCGGACCGGGGGAAAGTCACACTCGATTCCATCGACCTGTTCTCCCATAATGCCGCGGATCTGTCCCGGATCAGGAATGAAAAGATCGGCTTCGTTTTCCAGTTTCACCATCTTTTGCCCGAATTCAGCGCCCTGGAAAACGTCGCGCTGCCGGCCCTGGTCAACGGCCGCAACCCCGCTTCTGCCATCTATGAAAAAGCCCAGCGGCTGCTTGAACAACTCGGCCTGGGCAGCAAAAGAAGCAGGCTTCCCGAGGAAATGTCCGGCGGTGAACGCCAGCGCGTCGCGATCTGCCGGGCCCTGGTCAACAACCCGCGCGTGCTGCTTGCCGACGAACCGACCGGCAACCTCGATGACGAGAACACCGGTAAACTGATCGGCGTTCTGACCGATCTAAAGAATGATGGCAGAACGATCATCCTTGTCACGCATTCGCTGGATATTGCCAAGGCCGGCACCGATGTGTATACTTTACGCGATGGAAAACTTTTCCCGATCAAGGAATAAGGAGCTCTGAACATGCTCTGCGATGATTGCAAGAAAAAACCGGCATCGATCTTTTTCAAGGACGTCGTATCCGGGAAGATCAGCGAGCTCAGGCTGTGCCTGGAATGCGCGCAAAAACGCGGGCTGGTCGCAAGCAAAAAAATGTCGCCGATCGAAACGCTGCAGAAGCTGCTCAAAGAAAAGACCGCGCAGGACGAGCAGGTCATCTGCCCCGTGTGCTGCCTGTCGCTGGCCGAGTTCAAGCGGGTCGGACGTTTTGGCTGCAGCCATTGCATCCACACGTTCGAACCTCATATCCGGCACCTTATCAAGGAGATCCAGGAAAGCGAGCGGCACATCGGACGCCGGGCCAAGCCGGGCGAACACAAAGGCATGGAGATCTTCAAACTACGCGAGGAACTGAAAAAGGCGATCGAGAGTGAAGCGTACGAAGAAGCGGCCAAGATCCGCGACCAGTTAAAAGCGCTGGGCATAAACACCAGCGATAACTAATGCTAAACAACATCCGCTGGCTCGTTCCCGGCAACGGCATAACCCACAGCCACGAAGAACGGGAGATCGTAGTATCATCCCGCATCCGGATCGCACGCAACCTCGAAAGCCTGCCTTTTGAGATAAAAATGAAACCGCGGGACAACGACCGGCTGCTGGAGCTCGTTAACAATATCATCAAGTCCAACGCCACCGGTCAGTACCTTTACATGCAAAAGATATCGCCATTGGAACGGGAATCCCTGCTTGAAAGTCATCTTATCTCACCGGTATTCTTGAAAGCGAACCGTCCATCCGCCGTTTTCCTGAATGAAACCGGCACTATCTCCATCATGGTCAATGAGGAAGACCATCTGCGCATCCAGGGCCTGTCGTACGGGCTGGATCTGCTCAATATATCAAGCGAAGTTTTCAAGATCGAAGAGATCCTGGGCGAAAACCTGGGGTTCGCGTTCCATGAAACCTACGGCTACCTGACAAGCTGCCCCACCAATATCGGCACGGGCATGCGCGCGTCAGTGCTTTTCCACCTGCCCGGGCTTGTCTTCACGAACGAGATCGATAAGATCCTCAAGGGCGCGGTTAACCTGGGCATGGCCGTGCGGGGTATCTACGGGGAAGGCACCGAGATCAAGGGCAACCTGTTCCAGATTTCGAACCAGCACACACTGGGCTTGAAAGAAGAAGACCTGATCGAATCGCTGACAAAATTCACCCACATGATCATCGATGTCGAGAGAAAGACCCGCGACGCGATCCTTGCCAAGGCCCGTTTTGAGTTCGAGGACAAGGTCCTGCGCAGCCTTGCCATTTTAAAATATGCAAAAATCCTGAGCACGGACGAGGTGCTGAACTTGCTTTCAGCGGTCCGGCTCGGTATCGGTACGGGCGTCATCACCGACATCAGCATCGATACGGTCAATGAGATAATGCTTATTTCGAGACCAGGGAACCTCCAGATGCATTATGGTGAGATCCTTGAAGAGCATGAACGTGATATCAAAAGGGCTGAATTCATCCGTAACCGGCTCAGCCCGACCGCTTAATTACACCGTTATTGCATCCCGTTAGAAACAGCAACGCTCTTTGGTGCCCACCAGTTTATTAAGCGTATGTAATTATCCCCTGAGTTTCTAATGGGATTCCCCCAGCATCCGTATTGCTTCCTTAGCGTAAGTGTTGTCCGGTTCAATTTCCAGACAGCGCTGCCATGACTGCCGTGCCCGGCCGCGCTGACCGGTCTTGAAGTAAACAATACCCAGATCATACAACAGGACAACGCTGTTGGGGATCTTCCTCAGCCCGGCGGACAGCACGCTGAGCGCCTGATCAGATCTACCGAGCTGGAATAAAAGCCGCCCCAGGTTATTATAAGCCTGGACATGGCATGGTTCATCGTTGATCGCCTCCCGGTATGCTATCTGCGCCGGTACGTATAAATGTTTGTTCTCCAGTTCAAAACCTTTTTCATAGGGCGTCAGGGGGATCGATCCCGGACCGACTAGATCGCCGGTCGTGCGAAACTTTAACCGCATCGCTTCCAACGCTTCTGCCGCCGGCTTTCTTTGAGGATCGATCTTGAGCACGAACTCAAGCTGCTGGATGGCGCCCGAAAAATACCCCAGGCTTGCGTAAGCCCGTGCAAGTTCATAACGCGCGTACGGGTCGGCGGGATCAAGTTCGAGCGCCCATTTCAGTTCAACAATGGCTGCTTTCAGGTCTTGTTCCCGCGACCCAGGATCCTCAAGCGCTCTGGTGAGGTACCGCGAGCCGATGATGCTCCTCATTCTTTCATAATCAAACTGGATCCGCGGCCAGTTGACCAGTGCAAAACACGCCGCCAGCACCACTATGGCAAGTCCCAGCGTTCGGTAAGAACGGGCACGGACAAGCTCCAGGAAGTCGCGCGCTCCCAGCACCGTAAATACGATAAGGACTGGCACGACCGGCACGCGGTAACGTTCGGTGACAAAGAATACAACCACCGACAGCATGTAAGTGATCAAAAAGGCGAGTAAAAGCTTCTCTGCGGTCTTCAGGCCCCGGACTATCCGCATGAGAATACCCGTCAGCGCCAGTGGACCGATCAGCCAGAAACCGATGAGCGTGATCTTTAAAACCGGCGCATAATGAGCGCGGATGAAATAGAAATCAAGATTATTGGGTATTTCATATGAGTTCCAGAACAAAGTGATCTTACGCCATAACAATCCGAGCGCCCGGCCCGGATGGTGAAGGATGAAGGAAAATGCTTTTGATGCCCAGAACGACGACACCCCGGATGGTTTAAGCGCCCGGCCGGTTTGCGCTTCAGCGGCTGCGCTGGCCGATCCTCCAAGGTCATAATTCGACAATCCGGACCCCGGCGGCAGGTAAAAGGCGCCGACCGCCTGCGGGTTGTTGCCGATAAAAAGATTTACCCCGGCGTTCGACGAAACCAGCATGAAATCATGTCCCTTCAGCGCGTTCCGGACTGTAAAGGGCAGGATCAAACCTATCGCGCCGGCGAGTAGTAAGATGGCCGGCTTCCATTTCCAGGCGGATAATTTTGTTGAAAACCTTCCAGCCACGAACCATAACGCCACGGGCAGGAAAAGAAGGATATTAGTACGGTCCAGCGCGGCTGCGCCTAAACATGCGCCCGCGGCAAGTGCGTGCCAGCCCCTTGATGACCGGTCATATGCGGTCAGGAACAACAGGCACAGATCAACAAATACGAGCGTCACAAAGATCATGAGCATATCGGCGTCGAAGAAAACAAGCAGACCGTAAAGTACGGATAAAATTCCGGCGATCAGCGCGTAACCAGTCCTGCCGTCCGTGACCTTCCATGCCAGCATGAAGATCAGAAGACAATTCAGGGAACCGATCACGATCTGGATCAAACCCAGGATGAAAAAACTCCTGCCTGCAAGCGCGAGGACCGCGGCAATGAAATATGGGTATGGCGGAGAACTGTAGAAATATACTCCTTCGCCCAGGAGATGCCCTTTTAAAATATCCAGCGCCTGGTCTAAAAGAACACGGGAATCGCCCGCCGGATCGTCAAAGTACGGTGCCCTGGAAATTTCGGTTAAATAAACCAGTCGCACGGCAAAAGCGGCAACGAATACCAGCGCCATTAAATAAAGCACCCGGCGTGACAAAAACCGCTGTCGATCAGGTCCCATGGATGATCATCCCTGATGACATTGTATGCCAAAATAACCTGAAATCAATCCGCAATTTTTGTTGCCGTGTCACTTGGCACACGGCTTGCCGGCATATCTTCATTGCTATAGCCCCAAATCCGAATATAATATCCGGCTATGGGCTTAATTCCACGGGTCATAGGTCCAACCTCAGAATTTCTTCACATGGTGGATCGAACAGTGCGGGATGAACGCATGCTGTCGCGAGCTAAAAAGATCCTGATCGCGTTCTCAGCGGGCCCTGATTCGGTCTGCCTGCTCGATGCTCTGCACCGGCTGTACGGTCATAAGGTCGCAATGTCGCTGGTCTACCTTGACCATGGTCTGCGGTCGGAACGGGCTATCAGCCGCGAAAAAAAGCTGGCCCGGCACTACGCGCATATCTACGGCATACCCGGCAAGGTCATCCGCATCAAGGTCGACGCCGGCAAGGGCCGGCTGGGGATCGAGGGCGAGGCCCGCGAATCCCGGTACCAGGCCCTGATCCGGCGCGCGCGCGCGGTTAAAGCCGACCGGATCGCCCTGGGACACAACCTTGATGACGTCGTGGAGACATTTTTTCTTAATATTTTACGGGGCAGCGGCGCAACCGGCCTGATGGCGATACCAGCGGTCCGGTTGCCGTTCATCCGGCCCCTTATCGCCGTACGCAAAAGGGATATCATCGTTTATCTCCGGCAGAATAAACTGCGATCCGCGACCGATCGGTCCAACCGCCGCCTGTCGTTTCGCCGCAATTTCCTTCGCCACAAGGTCATCCCGCTGCTGGAAACCATCAACCCGCGACTGCATGAGCATATCCGCAACCAGATCGAACTACTGCGGCGCGATGAAGCATATTTTCAGCAAAAAGCCGAATCGGCGCTAAAACGCGTCGTCACGCAGCACCAAAGCGGTGCTGCCCTTGACACCAGCCGGCTTATGCGTTATACTATGCCAGTGCGTAGTCGGGCGCTCCGCCTTGTGATCAAGTCACTCTGCGGGGACCTTGCGGGTTACGAGAGTAAACACATTGACGCGATTGCCGGTCTAATTGCTAAAGAGAGCGGCAAAAAGATAATTCTGCCGAAAGGCATGTACGCCCAGCGCGATCATGGTCTTATCGTGATCGGCAGGGCTGGTCAAAACCGGGCATTTGAAAGGACACTGGGCCTGCGCGGAAAAATCCTACTGCCCGGCGGATGCCGGATCAAGTCGCGGACCGTACGGCATTACGATCTTTCAAAACGCATTGCCGGAAACGAGGTATTTGACCTCGACAAGCTGGCGTTGCCAATGGTGGTCAGGAGTAGAAGACCGGGTGACGTGCTTGAAGGAGCGCGCGGCAGGATCGCGCTGAAAAAGATCTTGAGCGCGGCCCGCGTGCCCCAGGACCGACGGCCGGGGATCATTGTACTGGCCGACCAGAAAGGGATCCTCTGGATACCGGGCGTCAAGCGTGCAGTCCGGGCGTACATTGGGAGAACAACAAAACGTTTTCTACTGGTGACTTGTGAATGTCTTGATCAAAGAGGAAGATGTAATAAAAAAAGTCAAGGATATCGGAGCGCTGATCAACAGTGATTACCGGGGTAAGAACCCCGTGCTCATTGGTGTACTCAAGGGCGCGTTCGTATTTCTCGCGGACCTGCTCAGGGAGCTGGAAATACCGCATGAGCTCGATTTTCTGGCGATCTCAAGCTACAGCGGCAAGACCTCGCGGGGGATCGTTAAGATCAGCGCCGATCTGTCCATTAATATCGAGGACCGGGATGTCATCCTGGTCGAGGATATCGTGGACACGGGATGCACGCTTCATTACATCCTTGAGAATTTGAAGACGCGCCAGCCACGCAGCCTGGCCGTATGCGCATTGCTGAATAAAAAGGAGAACCGGCGGACCGAGATACCCCTGACCTACGTGGGGTTCACCATCCCGTCGGTCTTCGTCGTGGGATATGGGCTTGATTATGAAAATCAATACCGGAATTTACGGTATATAGGAGTGTATGATGGCTAATAAACCGCCCACACGGACAAGGGCTCTGCAAACAGTGATCTTATGGACGGTCCTGATCATTGTCGTCTGGATCGGCGTCCAGTATCTGCTATCCCGGAGCGAAAAGGCTGCTGATATACCGTATTCCAAATTCATCCAGGAACTCAGAAGTAAGAACATAGGCAAGGTCATGATCACCGAGCGGTCGATCAAAGGGACGTTCAAAAACATGCTCCAGATCGACAAAGGAACGTTCACCGAATTTGTAACGCTCATGCCGTTCGAAGATACCAAGCTCACGGATGAGCTGCTCAAGGGCAATGTCGAGATCGTGGCCAAGCAGAAGTCCTCATGGTTCGAGATCGTCGCCGGCATAATCCCCTGGCTTTTGGTCATCGCCATCTGGGTCATTTTCTTAAGGCAGATGCAGTCGGGGCAGAACCGGGCGCTTGGTTTCGGGCGGAGCCGGGCCAAGATCATGTTGGAGAACAAGCCGTCCGCCACGTTCAACGATGTCGCGGGTGTCGAAGAGGCGAAGCAGGAGCTGCAGGAAGTCATAGAATTTTTAAAGGAACCGCGCAAATTCACCAGGCTGGGCGGCCGCATCCCGAAAGGCGTGCTCCTTCTCGGTCCACCCGGCACGGGTAAAACCCTCATGGCACGCGCGGTTGCCGGTGAAGCCGGCGTCCCATTCATATCGATCAGCGGTTCGGATTTCGTAGAGATGTTCGTAGGCGTGGGCGCTTCGCGGGTTCGCGACCTTTTTGAACAGGCCAAAAGGAATTCGCCCTGCATCGTGTTCATCGACGAGATCGATGCGGTCGGCCGGCTGCGTGGGGCCGGTCTCGGCGGCGGGCACGACGAAAGAGAGCAGACGCTAAACCAGCTCCTGGTCGAGATGGACGGCTTTGTGGTCAACGAAGGCATAATCCTGATGGCGGCCACGAACCGCCCTGATATCCTTGATCCCGCGCTCTTGAGACCCGGGCGCTTTGACCGCGTGGTCGTGCTTGACCGGCCTGATATCCGCGGTCGTCAGGGGATACTGAAAGTCCACACGCGCAAGATCCCGCTTGATACCGACGTGGACCTTGACGTCCTGGCGCGCGGCACACCTGGATTTTCCGGCGCCGACCTTGCGAACATGTGCAACGAAGCGGCTCTACTGGCGGCGCGGCGCAACAAGCAGAAAATCTCCATGGCCGAGTTCGAGGATGCCAAGGACAAGATCCTCATGGGCGTTGAACGCAAGAGCCTGATCATCTCCGATGACGAGAAAAAGCTGACCGCATGCCACGAATGCGGGCACGTGTTCGTGTCGAAATTCCTCCCGGGCATGGACCCGATCCACAAGGTCACCATTATCCCTCGCGGCATGGCCCTCGGCGTGACACAGGCCCTGCCCATTGACGAACGGCGCACCTATTCGAAGACCTATTGTTTCAACCAGCTCGCCTATATGCTGGGCGGCCGGGTCGCCGAGAAATTGATCCTGGGCGATCTATCGACCGGCTCAGGCAATGACATCGAAAAAGCGACCAAACTTGCCCGCAAAATGGTATGCGAATGGGGTATGAGCGATAAGCTGGGGCCTCTGACCTATGGCGAAAAACAGGAAGAGATATTTCTGGGCCGCGAGATCGGCATGCACCGCGATTATTCAGAGCAAACCGCCCGGGAGATCGACGAGGAAGTGAAAAAATTAGTGGAAAGATCCGAAACGATCGCCGAGCAGATAATTTCCAAAAATATCGAGAAACTCAAAACGCTGGCCGCAAAACTGCTCGAGAAAGAGATCATGACCGGCGAAGAAATCGACCAGATTCTCTTTGATAAAGATAAAAAAACCGGGATCCACGACGTTAGCGCGTAAATGAACAAGAAAAAGATCGAAAAAGCGGTCCGCGCGATCCTTGAAGCGATCGGCGAAGACGTTGACCGCGACGGACTTAAAGACACGCCGCGCCGGATCGCTGACATGTACGAGGACATTTTTGCCGGCATCAAACAGGACCCGAAAAAGGAACTTAAAACATACCGGACCAAGAACGAAGATGAGATGATCATCATCAAGGACGTCCCGTTCTATTCCGTATGCGAACATCACCTGCTGCCATTCCTGGGCAAAGCGCATGTTGTCTACATTCCCAAAGATAACCGGATCACAGGTTTTTCCAGTCTGGTTAAAGTCATCGATATCATGGCAAAAAAACCCCTGATGCAGGAACGCCTGACTCATGAGATCGCTGATTTTTTAATGGCGAATCTAAAACCTCTGGGCGTGCTGGTCGTGATCGAAGCCGAACACTTGTGCCTGTCCATGATCGGCGTGAAAAAATCCGGCATGCTGACCGTGACCTCCGCGATCCGCGGCGCCATGCGTTCAGCCGCGACCCGGGCTGAAGCCTTGTCTCTGATTAAAGGCCGTTGAAACCTCCCGGGGAAATCTAAAAACACATTTAATGCCTGACGGTTTCATAATAATATACTCGACGTTCCCGAATAAAAAGACGGCCGTTAAAATAATTAAAATGCTAATCGCCGCAAAACTGGCCGCCTGCGGCAGCATGTTCGAGCTTGATTCGCTCTATGTTTGGAAGAAGAAAACCGAACGCGCGCGTGAATGGGGCGCGTTCATTAAGACAAAAAGTAGGAATTATAAAAAAGTGGAAGAGTTCATTTTGAGGCATCATCCCTACGAAGTGCCGGAGATCGTTAGCTGGGACATCAAACGGGGTTCGAAGAGCTACCTACACTGGATCAAAGAAAATACGATTTGAAAGACCTGAGCATATCGGGTTCGACCACATATTCATAATGTGTCAT from the bacterium genome contains:
- the lysS gene encoding lysine--tRNA ligase; translation: MEERLKKIENLRKMQINPYPYRFDRTHKFSEIKSRFDDLTSSQQAVSIAGRIVAVRGHGKTVFCTLQDETDNLQVYLRQQDLGEKFALFDNFDIGDFIGVKGKVFKTKTGEITIVVEEYLMLSKSLRPLPEKWHGLTDIEIRYRKRYLDLIANPEVKEIFKKRTMVMSLMRKFFDGQGFIEVETPVLQPIYGGAAAQPFKTFYNALDQDMYLRIADELYLKRLIVGGFEKVYEFCKDFRNEGLDRLHNPEFTMLESYQAYTDYEGVLEMVESLFEYLVDNLLPDRTIKFQDKTVIFTRPFKRLKYVDALNQKTGLDILKAASRDIDRVCTGIGLKPETMTPGAKIDKLFSELVQKDITEPTFVIDYPKLISPLAKAHRSDPDVVERFELMMFGSELANAFSELNDPVEQRARFKAQLEQKEEGIGEIDEDFLEALEYGMPPTGGLGIGVDRLCMVLLSQSSLRDVILFPQMRKEL
- a CDS encoding FtsX-like permease family protein, giving the protein MNRNIELFVARRYLKAKHGFLSFSAVIAIGGVFVGVSALLITLSIMNGFQNELRRRILGGAPHIIIRKYFNETIENYEPLLDTLSTFKFVQAQAPFILAKSLIRHKANMDGVVIRGVDAEKEKKIVAVGRNIIDGIFDLDKGCVIGIDLAHTLKASVGDTIIITSPFGDQLGLLPRSKKLVLRGIFDLGMYDYNATIVYMNIRDVQSLFELGNTISGIELRVDDVYKTPRYSQIIEKKLGYPYTAQDWIDSNRSVFAALKLEKIVTFIVLALIILVAGFNIIGTLVSIVKKKTKEIGILRSFGFTPAQIMRIFIYQGTIMGVIGTAGGIAFSLLACIVLNQYQFNLPGDVYFIQKLPVEMSAADFFAVSIASCLVSFLATIYPAFKAANLVTVKALRNE
- a CDS encoding ABC transporter ATP-binding protein translates to MPVVSAQDIHKTYYLKNETIPVLKGINLSVDAGRFVVIVGPSGSGKSTLLNILGSLDTPDRGKVTLDSIDLFSHNAADLSRIRNEKIGFVFQFHHLLPEFSALENVALPALVNGRNPASAIYEKAQRLLEQLGLGSKRSRLPEEMSGGERQRVAICRALVNNPRVLLADEPTGNLDDENTGKLIGVLTDLKNDGRTIILVTHSLDIAKAGTDVYTLRDGKLFPIKE
- a CDS encoding UvrB/UvrC motif-containing protein, producing the protein MLCDDCKKKPASIFFKDVVSGKISELRLCLECAQKRGLVASKKMSPIETLQKLLKEKTAQDEQVICPVCCLSLAEFKRVGRFGCSHCIHTFEPHIRHLIKEIQESERHIGRRAKPGEHKGMEIFKLREELKKAIESEAYEEAAKIRDQLKALGINTSDN
- a CDS encoding protein arginine kinase; translated protein: MLNNIRWLVPGNGITHSHEEREIVVSSRIRIARNLESLPFEIKMKPRDNDRLLELVNNIIKSNATGQYLYMQKISPLERESLLESHLISPVFLKANRPSAVFLNETGTISIMVNEEDHLRIQGLSYGLDLLNISSEVFKIEEILGENLGFAFHETYGYLTSCPTNIGTGMRASVLFHLPGLVFTNEIDKILKGAVNLGMAVRGIYGEGTEIKGNLFQISNQHTLGLKEEDLIESLTKFTHMIIDVERKTRDAILAKARFEFEDKVLRSLAILKYAKILSTDEVLNLLSAVRLGIGTGVITDISIDTVNEIMLISRPGNLQMHYGEILEEHERDIKRAEFIRNRLSPTA
- a CDS encoding tetratricopeptide repeat protein encodes the protein MGPDRQRFLSRRVLYLMALVFVAAFAVRLVYLTEISRAPYFDDPAGDSRVLLDQALDILKGHLLGEGVYFYSSPPYPYFIAAVLALAGRSFFILGLIQIVIGSLNCLLIFMLAWKVTDGRTGYALIAGILSVLYGLLVFFDADMLMIFVTLVFVDLCLLFLTAYDRSSRGWHALAAGACLGAAALDRTNILLFLPVALWFVAGRFSTKLSAWKWKPAILLLAGAIGLILPFTVRNALKGHDFMLVSSNAGVNLFIGNNPQAVGAFYLPPGSGLSNYDLGGSASAAAEAQTGRALKPSGVSSFWASKAFSFILHHPGRALGLLWRKITLFWNSYEIPNNLDFYFIRAHYAPVLKITLIGFWLIGPLALTGILMRIVRGLKTAEKLLLAFLITYMLSVVVFFVTERYRVPVVPVLIVFTVLGARDFLELVRARSYRTLGLAIVVLAACFALVNWPRIQFDYERMRSIIGSRYLTRALEDPGSREQDLKAAIVELKWALELDPADPYARYELARAYASLGYFSGAIQQLEFVLKIDPQRKPAAEALEAMRLKFRTTGDLVGPGSIPLTPYEKGFELENKHLYVPAQIAYREAINDEPCHVQAYNNLGRLLFQLGRSDQALSVLSAGLRKIPNSVVLLYDLGIVYFKTGQRGRARQSWQRCLEIEPDNTYAKEAIRMLGESH
- the tilS gene encoding tRNA lysidine(34) synthetase TilS — translated: MVDRTVRDERMLSRAKKILIAFSAGPDSVCLLDALHRLYGHKVAMSLVYLDHGLRSERAISREKKLARHYAHIYGIPGKVIRIKVDAGKGRLGIEGEARESRYQALIRRARAVKADRIALGHNLDDVVETFFLNILRGSGATGLMAIPAVRLPFIRPLIAVRKRDIIVYLRQNKLRSATDRSNRRLSFRRNFLRHKVIPLLETINPRLHEHIRNQIELLRRDEAYFQQKAESALKRVVTQHQSGAALDTSRLMRYTMPVRSRALRLVIKSLCGDLAGYESKHIDAIAGLIAKESGKKIILPKGMYAQRDHGLIVIGRAGQNRAFERTLGLRGKILLPGGCRIKSRTVRHYDLSKRIAGNEVFDLDKLALPMVVRSRRPGDVLEGARGRIALKKILSAARVPQDRRPGIIVLADQKGILWIPGVKRAVRAYIGRTTKRFLLVTCECLDQRGRCNKKSQGYRSADQQ
- the hpt gene encoding hypoxanthine phosphoribosyltransferase, encoding MNVLIKEEDVIKKVKDIGALINSDYRGKNPVLIGVLKGAFVFLADLLRELEIPHELDFLAISSYSGKTSRGIVKISADLSINIEDRDVILVEDIVDTGCTLHYILENLKTRQPRSLAVCALLNKKENRRTEIPLTYVGFTIPSVFVVGYGLDYENQYRNLRYIGVYDG